Sequence from the Drosophila subpulchrella strain 33 F10 #4 breed RU33 chromosome 3R, RU_Dsub_v1.1 Primary Assembly, whole genome shotgun sequence genome:
TGTTTCACGTGGTGCCCAATATATTTGGTGTCGATACATTTATGCACAGATTTGGCTGGGTGACGGCCATCTTTATAACATACAATATCCTGGGGAATATGCTGGCCTGTTATTTCACAAGCTCATCGGTGGAGAGTTTGCCCAAGGATTGTCAAGTTCCGGTTCCAGAAGAGGAGCACCTGTGGCGTTACTGTGAAACCTGTGAAAAGCTCATGCCTCCGAGATCCTGGCACTGTATACTGTGTAAGTGCTGCATTCTGAAGCGGGATCATCATTGCAGCTTCACGGCCAATTGCATCGGACACAATAACCATCGATATTTCTTCTGGTTCACATTCTATTTGACCCTTGGAACCAGCTTGAGTCTAGCTGCCTTATTTATTGATGCGGTAATGGAATTCTGGTCTTTTGTGACGTGGCGGCGGTTGTTGCTATTGGAAACTTCTTCCCTAAAA
This genomic interval carries:
- the LOC119563375 gene encoding probable palmitoyltransferase ZDHHC24 — its product is MCILIELFRESAKSDPKNFVRIAHPLSVILVLAGSAFFVSLQMFHVVPNIFGVDTFMHRFGWVTAIFITYNILGNMLACYFTSSSVESLPKDCQVPVPEEEHLWRYCETCEKLMPPRSWHCILCKCCILKRDHHCSFTANCIGHNNHRYFFWFTFYLTLGTSLSLAALFIDAVMEFWSFVTWRRLLLLETSSLKSAMRFVYCRYIIILLNVFAGLFPAHMLYFQIESLKSNSTYYKIYSRHYNLGFRKNCQDIMGQRGLWTFLSPMLKSPLPRDGTRWPMKQAV